Proteins found in one Geomonas subterranea genomic segment:
- a CDS encoding FIST signal transduction protein, with protein sequence MGTSVGIGFSMRKNPVEAGHEAARTALERAGVGKPDFVMVFATVGYHQQRLIAAIREVTSGAPLCGCSGEGIIAQEDVAETNFAVGVMVIASDELRFGIASISGIEERGDLAGERLAAKIAPLVASDSRAFFLLADGLRFDFDPFVSAFEGVLSPSARLPIFGGLAADNWASRKTYQYHDDQVLSDGACCVVMSGKGQVAWGINHGCVPVGTKRTITRSKGNIIYEIDGVPALEVLKEYLDEEWSIKWNKATLNLCLGFKTPEHLRQGYEEYFVRYITDKDEREGSVTIQSDVAEGTELWIVRRDKELMMNGLRSIPRQIKEQLCGDTPKFVLQFECMGRGRVVFKEQERMDLVKSLQRDLGERVPWLGFYTYGEIGPIRTYNCFHNFTSVVTVVY encoded by the coding sequence ATGGGTACGTCGGTAGGAATAGGGTTCAGCATGCGCAAGAACCCGGTCGAGGCTGGGCACGAGGCGGCCCGGACCGCACTGGAACGGGCGGGTGTCGGCAAGCCCGACTTCGTGATGGTTTTCGCCACAGTGGGGTACCATCAGCAGAGGCTGATCGCCGCCATCCGGGAGGTGACTTCCGGGGCACCGCTGTGCGGCTGCTCGGGGGAAGGGATCATCGCGCAGGAGGACGTGGCCGAAACGAACTTCGCCGTCGGCGTCATGGTGATCGCCTCGGACGAGCTGCGCTTCGGGATAGCCTCCATATCGGGAATAGAGGAGCGGGGCGATCTTGCCGGCGAGCGCCTCGCCGCGAAGATCGCGCCCTTGGTGGCTTCGGACAGCCGCGCTTTCTTCCTTCTGGCCGACGGCCTCCGTTTCGACTTCGATCCTTTTGTCTCGGCCTTCGAGGGGGTCCTTTCCCCTTCGGCGCGCCTGCCGATCTTCGGGGGGCTCGCCGCGGACAACTGGGCCTCCCGCAAGACCTACCAGTACCACGACGACCAAGTCCTCAGTGACGGGGCCTGCTGCGTGGTCATGTCGGGTAAGGGGCAGGTCGCCTGGGGGATCAACCACGGCTGCGTCCCGGTCGGCACCAAGCGGACCATAACGCGCAGCAAGGGGAACATCATTTACGAGATCGACGGCGTGCCGGCCCTCGAGGTCCTCAAGGAGTATCTGGACGAGGAGTGGTCCATCAAGTGGAACAAGGCGACCCTGAACCTCTGCCTGGGGTTCAAGACGCCGGAACACCTGCGCCAGGGGTACGAGGAGTACTTCGTCCGCTACATAACGGACAAGGACGAGCGGGAAGGGTCCGTGACCATCCAGTCCGACGTCGCGGAGGGGACCGAGCTCTGGATCGTGCGCCGCGACAAGGAGCTGATGATGAACGGCCTGCGCTCCATACCGCGCCAGATCAAGGAACAGCTTTGCGGCGACACGCCGAAGTTCGTGCTGCAGTTTGAATGCATGGGGCGGGGGAGGGTCGTCTTCAAGGAGCAGGAGCGCATGGACCTGGTCAAGTCCCTGCAGCGTGACCTCGGGGAGCGGGTCCCCTGGCTTGGGTTCTACACCTACGGCGAGATCGGGCCGATCAGGACGTACAACTGTTTCCACAACTTCACCTCGGTCGTCACCGTGGTGTACTGA
- a CDS encoding hybrid sensor histidine kinase/response regulator, with amino-acid sequence MNESAKDTPPAAELEKLRRENEILSEQVKRLVKAESRLYDYQEKLDAQVKEYSELYDLSRRLSTCSDLPAIFEFAAGYVINSLNYERVLFFQKSDDGAAYAVCAWDGFYDPEEESAVSSLSIPRKAPFLSPLFSGESYRVCTEGSRQHALSEYRARLLMNEYLLCPLGNPSDPPVLIAVGNSAENAEFNRRVSGGEEALFGIGNLVGLLSSAIENLIHYAGMKKALEQERLAEAKYRGIFENAMEGIFQTTPEGKFLSCNFATAAILGYQTPEEVLENVVDIGPQLYVDPTRRDELYGMMNQRQNVKNFEVEFYRNDGSRIWVNLSTRPTFDESGSLAHIDGIMQDITERKRDEDALRKLSQVVEQSPVSIVITDTSGRIEFVNPKFVQLTGYTQEEVTGRNPRFLKSGKSDPEESKRLWQTISSGKVWEGEFLNKKKNGELFSEHATVSPIRDRNGVITHFLAVKEDITERKLLEAQLFQSQKMESIGRLAGGVAHDFNNMLSVILGCAQLALRDAQEGSPLWQDLDQIIHAAKRSSDITRQLLAFSRNEVIAPREVNLNDHFAEMQKTLGRLIGEDIKMTFQPAPELWPVNADTTQLDQILVNLAVNARDAMENGGVLTVATSNVTVDQSYSQYHLDASPGEYVQLSVGDTGCGMDRDTLDRIFEPFFTTKEVGKGTGLGLATVYGIVRQHNGFINVYSEPGQGTIFQINFPRFAGAGAGGESAAAEGGLSGSGTVLLVEDDALVRKMTLRALRDLGYTVIHASGADEAIAICRDGGTHIDVILTDVVMPGMNGKEMVDAIEAFRPGLKVLFMSGYTRDLVAQRGVVDEGRHFIQKPFDLQSLGRKLKETLR; translated from the coding sequence ATGAACGAATCCGCAAAAGACACGCCGCCGGCAGCCGAGCTGGAGAAGCTGCGCCGGGAGAACGAGATCCTGTCGGAGCAGGTGAAGAGGCTGGTCAAGGCCGAGAGCAGGCTCTACGACTACCAGGAGAAGCTCGACGCCCAGGTCAAGGAGTACAGCGAGCTGTACGACCTGAGCCGCAGGCTCTCCACCTGCTCCGACCTCCCGGCCATCTTCGAGTTCGCCGCCGGGTACGTCATCAACAGCCTCAACTACGAGCGGGTGCTCTTCTTCCAGAAATCCGACGACGGTGCCGCGTACGCGGTCTGCGCCTGGGACGGCTTTTACGACCCCGAGGAGGAGAGCGCGGTTTCATCCCTCAGCATCCCTCGCAAGGCCCCCTTCCTGTCCCCGCTCTTTTCCGGTGAGAGCTACCGCGTCTGCACGGAGGGGTCGCGGCAGCACGCACTCTCCGAGTACCGCGCCAGGCTCCTGATGAACGAGTACCTCCTCTGTCCGCTGGGGAACCCCTCCGACCCCCCGGTCCTGATCGCGGTGGGGAACTCCGCGGAGAACGCCGAGTTCAACCGCCGTGTCAGCGGCGGCGAGGAGGCGCTGTTCGGCATCGGCAACCTGGTGGGGCTCCTCTCGTCGGCGATCGAGAACCTGATCCACTATGCCGGCATGAAGAAGGCGCTGGAGCAGGAGCGGCTCGCGGAGGCGAAGTACCGCGGCATCTTTGAAAACGCCATGGAGGGGATCTTCCAGACCACCCCCGAGGGGAAGTTTCTCAGCTGCAATTTCGCCACCGCCGCCATCCTCGGGTACCAGACGCCGGAAGAGGTGCTGGAAAACGTGGTGGACATCGGGCCGCAACTCTACGTCGATCCCACGCGGCGCGATGAGCTGTACGGGATGATGAACCAGCGGCAAAACGTGAAGAATTTCGAGGTGGAGTTCTACCGCAACGACGGCAGCAGGATCTGGGTCAATCTCAGCACGCGCCCCACCTTCGACGAAAGCGGCTCGCTCGCCCACATCGACGGCATCATGCAGGACATCACCGAGCGCAAGCGGGACGAGGACGCCCTGCGCAAGCTCTCCCAGGTGGTCGAGCAAAGTCCCGTCTCCATCGTCATCACCGACACCTCCGGCCGGATCGAGTTCGTGAACCCGAAGTTCGTGCAGTTGACGGGGTACACGCAGGAGGAGGTCACCGGCAGGAATCCGAGGTTCCTGAAGTCGGGGAAATCCGACCCGGAGGAGTCCAAGAGACTGTGGCAGACCATCTCCAGCGGCAAGGTGTGGGAAGGGGAGTTCCTCAACAAGAAGAAAAACGGGGAGCTTTTTTCCGAGCACGCCACCGTCTCCCCCATAAGGGACAGAAACGGCGTCATCACCCACTTTTTGGCGGTCAAGGAGGACATCACCGAGCGCAAGCTTCTTGAAGCGCAGCTGTTCCAGTCGCAGAAGATGGAGTCGATCGGGCGGCTTGCGGGGGGGGTGGCCCATGACTTCAACAACATGCTGAGCGTCATCCTGGGCTGCGCCCAGCTGGCACTGCGCGACGCCCAGGAGGGGAGTCCGCTGTGGCAGGATCTCGACCAGATCATCCACGCCGCCAAGCGCTCCAGCGACATCACCAGGCAGCTGCTCGCTTTCTCGCGCAACGAGGTGATCGCGCCGCGGGAGGTGAACCTGAACGATCACTTCGCCGAGATGCAGAAAACGCTGGGACGGCTCATCGGCGAGGACATCAAGATGACCTTCCAGCCCGCTCCGGAGCTGTGGCCGGTCAACGCCGACACGACGCAGCTGGACCAGATCCTGGTCAACCTCGCGGTCAACGCACGGGACGCCATGGAGAACGGGGGAGTCCTCACCGTGGCGACCTCCAACGTCACCGTGGACCAAAGTTACAGCCAGTACCACCTGGACGCCTCTCCGGGGGAGTACGTCCAGCTTTCGGTGGGCGACACCGGGTGCGGCATGGACCGCGACACCCTCGATCGCATCTTCGAACCTTTTTTCACGACCAAGGAGGTGGGGAAGGGGACGGGGCTGGGGCTTGCTACCGTGTACGGCATCGTGCGGCAGCATAACGGTTTCATCAACGTCTACAGCGAGCCGGGGCAGGGGACCATCTTCCAGATCAACTTCCCCAGGTTCGCGGGAGCCGGCGCGGGCGGGGAGAGTGCGGCAGCAGAGGGGGGGCTCTCCGGCTCAGGGACCGTGCTGCTGGTCGAGGACGATGCCCTGGTGCGCAAGATGACGCTGCGGGCCCTGAGGGACCTGGGTTACACCGTGATCCATGCGTCGGGTGCCGACGAGGCCATCGCCATCTGCAGGGACGGCGGGACGCACATCGACGTGATCCTGACCGACGTGGTCATGCCGGGGATGAACGGCAAGGAGATGGTTGACGCCATCGAGGCCTTTCGCCCCGGCCTGAAGGTGCTCTTCATGTCGGGGTACACCAGGGACCTCGTGGCCCAGCGCGGGGTGGTGGACGAGGGGCGGCATTTCATCCAGAAGCCGTTCGACCTGCAGTCGCTGGGCAGGAAACTGAAGGAAACACTGCGGTAA
- a CDS encoding MerR family transcriptional regulator, with protein MANVQKEGETIVSISDLAKDLGLTTRTLRYWEEVGIVESVERQDGATRGYTPYYVRRIKFIIRLKELGLTIKEMQDLYAAYGDAKQTEKMIPRLIEILDLHVAKVDEKMAQLALLRQDIVGYRQKMMKQFALFNEKEP; from the coding sequence ATGGCGAATGTGCAGAAGGAAGGCGAGACCATCGTCTCGATCAGCGACCTGGCGAAGGATTTGGGACTGACAACGAGGACTCTGCGTTACTGGGAAGAGGTGGGGATCGTTGAATCGGTGGAGCGGCAGGACGGCGCCACCAGGGGGTACACACCCTACTATGTCAGAAGGATAAAGTTCATCATCAGGCTCAAAGAGTTGGGGCTGACCATCAAGGAGATGCAGGATCTTTACGCGGCCTATGGGGATGCCAAGCAGACCGAGAAGATGATCCCGCGGCTCATCGAGATCCTGGACCTTCATGTCGCCAAGGTGGATGAAAAGATGGCGCAACTGGCGTTGCTAAGACAAGACATCGTGGGGTATCGGCAGAAGATGATGAAGCAGTTCGCGCTCTTTAACGAAAAGGAGCCGTGA
- a CDS encoding acetyl-CoA hydrolase/transferase C-terminal domain-containing protein, with product MTELHKRIRWSTWCAKGTTQVMPVGSVFEGPEHDLDVPVTEQGLADLRGLSPRERAKTIINNCIHPDYKPLMQEYYDRAKRECCELNVGHEPHLLFKVFKMQQHLVGKGTMKINKWN from the coding sequence ATGACCGAGCTGCACAAGAGGATCAGATGGTCGACATGGTGCGCCAAGGGGACCACGCAGGTGATGCCGGTGGGATCGGTCTTCGAGGGGCCCGAGCACGACCTGGACGTCCCGGTAACCGAGCAGGGGCTCGCGGACCTGCGGGGGCTCTCCCCCCGGGAACGCGCGAAGACCATCATCAACAACTGCATCCATCCCGACTACAAGCCCCTGATGCAGGAGTACTACGATAGGGCCAAGCGGGAGTGCTGCGAGCTCAACGTGGGGCACGAACCGCACCTGCTCTTCAAGGTGTTCAAGATGCAGCAGCACCTCGTGGGAAAAGGGACCATGAAGATCAACAAATGGAATTAG
- a CDS encoding IclR family transcriptional regulator, whose product METEKGELSRDELQKAVELLEIVAARSKGCSLSALARQAAITPYRVRLLLALLEDKGLVQCAVQSGKYDESRARKLARSLLQNARSSRVLGPLVRAVLSEHDDDLKVTILKDARPVLEALARRHNEAIFMAIPKGDEVLLLDMVDPLQQGRGEPLVGRRFPFFANAAGKVMRAIDSWDLLEQIGRRWRGGRGGCPDLAALRVELEQIRENGVAVECSGMGEGVVTVAVAVRDYAGKVVGALMLFGPSFRLLGDRLEQEIIPSLRLSAELLSARFGYAPP is encoded by the coding sequence ATGGAAACGGAGAAAGGTGAGCTTTCGCGTGACGAGTTGCAGAAGGCGGTCGAGCTCCTCGAGATAGTGGCGGCCCGGAGCAAGGGATGCTCCCTGTCGGCGCTGGCGCGCCAGGCGGCGATCACCCCCTACCGGGTGCGGCTCCTCCTGGCGCTTTTGGAGGACAAGGGGCTGGTGCAGTGCGCGGTTCAAAGCGGGAAGTACGACGAAAGCCGCGCCCGGAAGCTCGCCAGGAGCCTGCTGCAAAACGCCCGCAGCAGCAGGGTCCTCGGCCCTCTGGTCCGGGCGGTGCTGTCGGAGCACGACGACGACCTGAAGGTGACCATACTGAAGGATGCCCGGCCGGTCCTGGAAGCGCTGGCCCGGCGGCACAACGAGGCGATCTTCATGGCGATCCCCAAGGGTGATGAAGTGCTGCTGCTAGACATGGTGGATCCCCTGCAGCAGGGGAGGGGTGAGCCCTTAGTCGGGAGGCGCTTCCCCTTTTTCGCCAACGCCGCCGGCAAGGTGATGCGGGCCATCGATTCGTGGGACCTGTTGGAGCAGATCGGGCGGAGGTGGCGCGGCGGCCGGGGCGGTTGCCCGGACCTGGCTGCCTTGAGGGTCGAACTGGAGCAGATCAGGGAGAACGGGGTCGCCGTGGAGTGCAGCGGCATGGGGGAGGGAGTGGTCACCGTGGCGGTGGCGGTGAGGGACTACGCCGGCAAGGTGGTGGGCGCGCTGATGCTGTTCGGTCCGTCGTTTAGGCTCCTTGGCGACAGGCTGGAGCAGGAGATCATCCCCTCCCTGCGTCTGAGCGCCGAACTCCTCTCCGCCAGGTTCGGCTACGCCCCTCCTTGA
- a CDS encoding DUF485 domain-containing protein, translating to MSEKQQWEAIANHSKFIELKRRKRNFLFSWWIISTIYYLLLPVISGYFPEAFRVKVIGPINFGYLFILSQFVMAIGVAIYYAHVANKTFDRLTKQLLEALQ from the coding sequence ATGTCGGAAAAACAGCAATGGGAAGCAATCGCCAACCACAGCAAGTTCATCGAGCTAAAGCGCAGGAAACGGAACTTCCTCTTCAGCTGGTGGATCATCTCGACCATCTACTACCTCCTGCTCCCGGTCATCTCGGGGTACTTCCCCGAGGCCTTCAGGGTCAAGGTGATCGGCCCCATCAATTTCGGCTACCTCTTCATCCTGTCCCAGTTCGTCATGGCCATCGGGGTGGCGATCTACTACGCCCATGTCGCCAACAAGACCTTCGACCGGCTCACCAAGCAACTCTTGGAAGCGCTGCAATAG
- a CDS encoding solute symporter family protein gives MKKRIAALTVALSLSMFGAAAVCAQAPASAAAPQAATAAAPQATAPATAAPAQAAAPSANAAAKAVAAPAKGGAAPAKITPNRGITIGMFALIIAVTMGVVVWAAKKTQTASDFYTAGGGITGFQNGWAIAGDYMSAASFLGMSGLISLYGIDGFMYAVGPMFSFIAILLVIAEPCRNAGKYTLGDILCFRSSPKVVRGVAALSTVTVSIFYLIAQMVGAGKLMQMLLNIPYRVSVIGVGALMVAYVVFGGMKATTWVQIIKASLLMGATTVLCLLVAIKAGFNPVRFFTDVVSNGAIQEHVRMNVLKDVIAKPGVDYGQRFLEPGLFLKNPLDQISLGLAWALGAAGLPHILMRFFTVPSAKDARKSIIVALFLNSSFFFMISVIGFGAALYLTPQAISAVDKGGNMATLLLAQHMGGGAGSLGGDIFLAFICAVAFATILAVVSGLVLAASAAIAHDVYVNIIKDGKADQQLQVKVARITSLFVGSSAIVMGLMAEKENVVALVALAFAVAASGNFPVIMLSLFWRKFNTAGIVSGLVVGTISALTLVMVSPVMTYPKKIAADAKKVVETLEKKQAGGAVLAEKEVQALEKSRTEYVKNKDGKSMVGLDAPIFPLKNPGIVSVPLGFLAAVFGCLLFRERRAEEMFDEIDVRQNTGIGITSAADH, from the coding sequence ATGAAAAAGAGGATCGCCGCTTTAACCGTAGCACTGTCACTATCGATGTTCGGCGCGGCCGCCGTGTGCGCCCAGGCGCCCGCCAGCGCCGCCGCACCTCAGGCTGCCACCGCCGCCGCTCCTCAGGCCACCGCTCCAGCCACCGCCGCACCTGCCCAGGCCGCGGCTCCCTCGGCTAACGCCGCCGCCAAGGCCGTGGCCGCGCCGGCCAAGGGGGGCGCGGCACCGGCCAAAATCACCCCCAACCGCGGCATCACCATCGGCATGTTCGCGCTCATCATCGCGGTCACCATGGGCGTGGTGGTCTGGGCGGCCAAGAAAACGCAGACCGCGTCGGACTTCTACACCGCCGGCGGGGGGATAACCGGCTTCCAGAACGGCTGGGCCATCGCCGGCGACTACATGTCCGCCGCCTCGTTCCTGGGGATGTCCGGCCTCATCTCGCTCTACGGCATCGACGGCTTCATGTACGCGGTGGGACCGATGTTCTCCTTCATCGCCATCCTCCTGGTCATCGCCGAGCCCTGCCGCAACGCCGGCAAGTACACATTAGGCGACATCCTCTGCTTCAGGAGTTCGCCCAAGGTGGTGCGCGGCGTCGCCGCGCTGTCGACCGTGACCGTCTCCATCTTCTACCTGATCGCCCAGATGGTGGGTGCGGGCAAACTGATGCAGATGCTGCTGAACATCCCGTACCGCGTCTCCGTCATCGGCGTCGGCGCGCTGATGGTGGCCTACGTGGTCTTCGGCGGCATGAAGGCGACCACATGGGTGCAGATCATCAAGGCCTCGCTGCTGATGGGCGCAACCACCGTCCTGTGCCTGCTGGTCGCCATCAAGGCGGGCTTCAACCCGGTCCGCTTCTTCACCGACGTGGTCAGTAACGGCGCCATCCAGGAGCACGTGCGGATGAACGTGTTGAAGGACGTGATCGCCAAACCCGGGGTCGACTACGGCCAGCGGTTCCTGGAGCCGGGCCTCTTCCTGAAGAACCCCCTGGACCAGATCTCCCTGGGCCTCGCCTGGGCGCTGGGCGCCGCCGGGCTCCCCCACATCCTGATGCGCTTTTTCACCGTCCCCAGCGCGAAGGATGCCAGGAAGTCCATCATCGTGGCCCTGTTCCTCAATTCCAGCTTCTTCTTCATGATCAGCGTGATCGGCTTCGGCGCCGCGCTCTACCTCACCCCGCAGGCGATCTCCGCCGTGGACAAGGGGGGGAACATGGCGACCCTGCTTCTCGCCCAGCACATGGGCGGCGGCGCGGGGAGCCTCGGCGGCGACATCTTCCTCGCCTTCATCTGCGCGGTCGCCTTCGCCACCATCCTCGCCGTGGTCTCCGGCCTGGTGCTCGCCGCCTCCGCGGCCATCGCCCACGACGTCTACGTCAACATCATCAAGGACGGCAAGGCGGATCAGCAACTGCAGGTGAAGGTGGCCCGCATCACCTCGCTGTTCGTGGGGAGCTCGGCCATCGTGATGGGTCTCATGGCGGAGAAGGAGAACGTGGTGGCCCTGGTGGCGCTGGCCTTCGCGGTCGCCGCTTCCGGCAACTTCCCGGTCATCATGTTGTCCCTGTTCTGGCGCAAGTTCAACACGGCGGGGATCGTTTCCGGCCTGGTGGTAGGCACCATCTCCGCCCTGACACTGGTCATGGTCTCGCCGGTAATGACCTATCCGAAAAAGATCGCTGCCGACGCCAAGAAGGTGGTGGAAACCCTTGAGAAGAAGCAGGCCGGCGGCGCGGTGCTGGCCGAGAAGGAAGTGCAGGCCCTGGAGAAATCGCGGACGGAGTACGTGAAGAACAAGGACGGCAAGTCCATGGTCGGCCTGGACGCCCCGATCTTCCCGCTCAAGAACCCGGGTATCGTCTCGGTCCCGCTCGGCTTCCTGGCCGCCGTCTTTGGCTGTCTCCTGTTCCGGGAGCGCCGTGCCGAGGAGATGTTCGACGAGATCGACGTGCGCCAGAATACCGGCATCGGCATCACCAGCGCCGCCGATCATTAG
- a CDS encoding DUF6125 family protein: MTHVNNLQEIAAVSQPAGDEGIQLLYSLSKEELVRIIVDDAKNWLAHDGVWFQSLEQKYGMDVAVDIDTDAWRLFTVIEAKRIMERLSIKPGGGIPALVECLKHRFYARLNLQESVEVSETRAVFRMLDCRVQSARKRKGLPDHPCKSVGIVEYSEFARTIDPRIVTRCLACPPDPHPEEFWCAWEFTLKAD, encoded by the coding sequence GTGACACACGTTAACAACCTGCAGGAGATCGCGGCCGTTTCGCAGCCGGCGGGGGACGAGGGGATCCAACTCCTCTACTCGCTCAGCAAGGAGGAGCTGGTGAGGATCATCGTCGACGACGCCAAGAACTGGCTCGCCCATGACGGGGTCTGGTTCCAGTCGCTGGAGCAAAAATACGGCATGGACGTCGCGGTGGACATCGACACCGACGCCTGGCGGCTCTTCACGGTCATCGAGGCCAAGCGGATCATGGAGCGGCTCTCCATTAAGCCCGGCGGCGGCATCCCGGCCCTGGTGGAGTGCCTGAAGCACCGCTTCTACGCCCGGCTCAACCTCCAGGAATCCGTCGAGGTGAGCGAGACCCGGGCCGTGTTCCGGATGCTCGACTGCCGGGTGCAATCCGCCCGAAAGCGCAAGGGGCTCCCGGACCATCCATGCAAGTCGGTGGGAATCGTCGAATACTCCGAGTTCGCCCGGACCATCGACCCCCGCATCGTAACCCGCTGCCTCGCCTGCCCTCCAGATCCGCACCCCGAAGAATTCTGGTGCGCCTGGGAGTTCACCTTGAAAGCCGATTAG